CTTGGACTTATGGATCGGGGCAGGCCATTACGTTTCCTGCACAAAGCTATACCATTAGTAGCCAAGAAGTGGTTTGGTATGGTGGAAGGAATGCCTTTAGGTTACCTGCAACCCATCATTTAGATTTGGGGGTTCGTAGAGAACTTAAGCAAAAAAAACGTAGCACAATACTAAGTATTTACAATGTTTATTCTCATAAAAATCCCTTTTATGTCTATCCAGAAAAAGAAATTGAAATTGACCCTATTTTAGGAATAATAAAATCGGAAACTAAAATTAAGCAGGTGAGTATTTTCCCAATCATTCCTACTTTAAGTTTGGGTTGGTGGTTTTAAATATAATTTCTCCAGAACCTTGGGATGCGTATAAACCTCACCCTACGCGGGCCATACCCAAACTTTGAGGAGCCGACCTTGAGAAATGGGCGCGGGTGGCAAGGTTTTCGGGCGTGCGGAGGTGTGGGTCTTGGGTCACCAACGCAAAAGCGGCTTCACGGGCTTGGGCCAAAATGTCGGCATCTTGGGTGATATTCGCAATTTTGAGGTCGGGAAGACCACTTTGCCGTGTGCCGAAGAAGTCTCCTGCTCCGCGTAATTTCAGGTCTTCTTCCGAGATCACAAAGCCATCGGTTGTTTGGGCCATCACCTCTAAGCGGATTTTCGCCTCGGCAGATTGTTTATAGTCGGCCATTAAGACGCAATAGCTTTGCTCGCTTCCACGCCCCACCCGTCCACGCAATTGATGCAGTTGGCTTAGGCCAAAGCGCTCGGCGTGTTCAATGACCATCACGGAAGCATTGGGGACATCTACGCCCACTTCTATCACGGTAGTCGCCACTAAAATATCCAATTCTCCCGACTTAAAGCGTTGCATTTCTTCGTCTTTTTCGTAGGGCAGCATACGGCCATGCACCAAGCCCACCTTGTATGGGCGGAAGGTTTCTGTAATTTGCTCGAAGCCATTTTCGGCATCCTTCAAATCGAGTTTTTCGCTTTCCTCTACCAATGGATACACGATATACGCCTGCCGTCCGGCGCGGAGTTCGGAGCGGATAAACTCATAGACCTCGCCGCGTCGGGCCTCGTTGCGGAGTTGGGTTTGGATCGGCTTCCGGTTGGCGGGAAGTTCATTCATGATGGTCACGTCCAAGTCTCCATAAACCGTCATCGCGAGGGAACGCGGAATGGGCGTAGCCGTCATCAGCAACATATGTGGGCGTTGGCCTTTGTCGAACATGCGGGCACGTTGCATAACCCCAAAGCGGTGTTGTTCATCCACAATGGCCATCCCAAGTGCCTTAAATACCACCTTATCCTCGATAATGGCATGTGTCCCGACGGCAATTTGGGCTTCGCCCGTTGCCAGATCGTTCAGGATTTCGGTACGTCGTTTTTTGTGCTGGCCGCCCACCAAGAGGTGTACCTTGAGTCCCAACGGTTCTAAATACCGCCGCAAACTTTGGTAGTGTTGCTCGGCAAGAATTTCGGTAGGGGCCATAAAAGCCGACTGAAACCCGCTGTCTATGGCGTGCATCATCGCAGCAATAGCCACGACTGTTTTTCCACTGCCCACATCTCCTTGCACCAGACGGTTCATCGGATAGCCACTACGGGTATCGGTAATGACATCGGTTATGGCTTTTAGCTGTGCATTGGTTAGTTTAAAGGGCAAAACCTCTT
The sequence above is drawn from the Bacteroidetes Order II. bacterium genome and encodes:
- the recG gene encoding ATP-dependent DNA helicase RecG → MTEQAEHKPENPLDADIQWLEGVGPNRAAIFRKAGIHTFRDLFRFYPRRYLDRSTVTPIRQLQEGIATTIVGRVVSQNMIEGGRKRFEMQVEDESGGRLNCVWFNGHQWVRRLFTNGELVALHGMPQKYGRTFSISHPEYDKLEADKTSVTTGRIIPLYPGGQAWERVGLSNKVLRHIIYGLFKKYGLLLEENLPETVIRKYDLMEGRVALRAIHFPKSEEERELAQYRLKFEEFFFLQLLLATTRQQVKKTADGLVFESPGTYFARFTQEVLPFKLTNAQLKAITDVITDTRSGYPMNRLVQGDVGSGKTVVAIAAMMHAIDSGFQSAFMAPTEILAEQHYQSLRRYLEPLGLKVHLLVGGQHKKRRTEILNDLATGEAQIAVGTHAIIEDKVVFKALGMAIVDEQHRFGVMQRARMFDKGQRPHMLLMTATPIPRSLAMTVYGDLDVTIMNELPANRKPIQTQLRNEARRGEVYEFIRSELRAGRQAYIVYPLVEESEKLDLKDAENGFEQITETFRPYKVGLVHGRMLPYEKDEEMQRFKSGELDILVATTVIEVGVDVPNASVMVIEHAERFGLSQLHQLRGRVGRGSEQSYCVLMADYKQSAEAKIRLEVMAQTTDGFVISEEDLKLRGAGDFFGTRQSGLPDLKIANITQDADILAQAREAAFALVTQDPHLRTPENLATRAHFSRSAPQSLGMARVG